The Mangifera indica cultivar Alphonso chromosome 12, CATAS_Mindica_2.1, whole genome shotgun sequence DNA window TGCAAACTGAAAACAAACAACAGAAACATATGTTAAAATGAACATGGATCATCCGAAGGTGAAATAAGAATCGAGAAGGTAACTTGAACAGGCAAAAAGAAccaggaaaaacaaaaacaaaaatattttaaaagaaaaatataagttcaGTATTATAATGAAAACTGCTTTTCCTGTGAAATGAAAATTCTAAGTTACTTAGCGCCATTTCTTCATAGATATGTCCAGAGCTTCGGATATATATTGTCCAACAATTTAACCAAATTCTTGTAAAGGGAAGTTTTGAGAAGATTTGATCAAATGTCAAACTCTAAAGCTTGTCTATGACACAACCAATAAGGATATCAATAATGAGAATGAAACTTATTGATAGACAATTAAAATGCCATTATGATATAACTTGCTTCTAAAGGTTAAACTGATTGATCCAAAATGATTTGCCAAATTAATATGGTAGGTATCTTACAAGCTAGTTGCTAAAATCATATCACTCAAAAAAAAGTGATTCTGAATAATGTAATTCacattaacaaataattaagaGATCAAGATcagttaataatattattctcaCATACACTAGAAATTCCTATTTGTATTTACCACTGTCTGAATATCCAGCAACCAAAGAGTAAAATGCTAGTGCTTTAGTGTCATATAAATCAAGCAAGAGCATACGTAAAGTATGGAGGATAATTGAAGAAAGCTGGAAGCTTGAAATCACCCAATTGCTGCATATCTCTGTAACTGCATGCTTGGAACCAACAAAAGTTTTgttaaaataagaagaaattgaaCCAAAACATTCACtagaaaaaaccttaaaatttaactaatgaCTTTACAAGGAAAATGACTAACTACTGTTATAACATCTCTtgcagaaaaaattaaataaaattctagtCACACAACTTCGCCTTGAACTAAAATTTCCTGAATATTAGAATGCTTCAGTTGAAAGAGGTACAATTCTTAAACCCATATCTAAAATTTCTAGTTTCATTGTAAATTACATCAAAcgaattttttttgttgctcAGATTCATAAATTACAATGACAGAATATCAGAAACCAAGGGAAAAAGAAAGCCTTaacatttgaaaacttaaattgaatcaatcagTGCAGCTGCAAAGATTTTCATCACCGAAACAAAAACCCAATATCAATAATACGAAAAACTCATACACCATTTaaaaacaactaaagaaaagaggggaaataatgaaagaagaaaacccATAATATCTTATATCTACCCGATTAGGTAGGCCCCTTCGCAGTGTGGTATGGTGTTTACGATGCAACAATCCAATCTGTAGGTGTGGGGATGAGATGTCGAGGACAGGATGGGTTCTACGGAGTAAAATCGAGACCGGGAAGGGAAGAAGGACGCGCGTAATTGGTTgctgataaatttttaaggggTTGAGGGTTCTTTGAAGTTCAAATAATTTGAGGGTGTttgctaattttaaaattttttatatatccgctatagtttgaaaaattaaaaaagaagctGATTAAAATGGAACGGAAATGTCTAAAcctcaaaaataatataaaggccaaaagacttattctcataaGAGGTACAGTAAAATCTGgaagttttatcttttaatttttaaaatctaaatacttatttaaaaattaatttttagttaatgttaaaaataaaatcattatttcacaataatattaaaaaaataagaatttatatcattttgattttactattttaatttataaaattaataattttttttaaattaagttttaaaaaatatatttttttttacctaaagtttcaaattttgtaagcAATTTTCCAATGAATAACAACTGATCTCTTTCTCTTCTAACAATGTTTTTCTCTCGATGTTTTTTCTCTAATCAATGATATCTAACTTTAatagaaatcaaataaaatcaagataaaaAGTTTTGAAACTCTTTGTACGTCATCTAGATAAATCAGTTTTGTCTAAATAATGACGATGCTCCAAATGAAAAGGATTGTACTCTCACAATGaagatattgtaattttattcgACTAAGTTATAATGCTTTTTCGCATTCTCAATTTagtagagaaaaaaattatattgttgttgatctcaaataacaaagaaattcaaaactttcaatttaaaaatttgttaatataaaactaaaacaccaaattaattttgattgaaatttagttaattagattagtttttttttaaataaacttagaaaaaatatatagcTTAAGGTGTTGTAAATTACAATGTCTAAGTTAGCTGGTCAAAAAAATGACCactttcatattattttttatttataattatttataattaataatttcggtaataatttttatgggaaaacaaagttaatttttctttaGATATTTTCACATGGCGTTATCTCTTTTATCATTCCATAACTCTGAGTAGAGAAGTGTCCTCAAAGCGGTTGGCTGACTGGGTTGCGCGCCCACCGCATTGACAGCTTTAATAAATGTGGTAACGTCCGTCCCCATTTATGAGCTTCCCCGTAACATGGGAGACCGGAGACCTTTGTGTAATATAGTTGAAGAGATAAGCCCACCTGACATCTACGTGGCACGCACCTTTCACCATTATTAATTTTCACAACCTTCACGACAcaagccaagccaagccaagccaGCTATCCCATTACACAACTCATTACCCAAATGAAAGTCTAACACGAAACAACTATGAGTTCTTCGATTTTGTTGAAGGATTATGCTCAGTGGGAACTCAACGCCTTTCTTTGGATATCTCTCATCACAGTCACTTTCCTTTTGTtgaaaaaagttataaaattgttCACTCTTTGGTTTCAGGCTAAGTCCATTCCGGGTCCGCCTTGTTCTTCCTTTTATGGCCATTCTGATCTCCATTCTCGTCGGAGTCTCACTGGTGAGTGTGATCTCTGAGTGTGTTTTTGGATGATTATAGGTGTTTTGTGGTTATTATTTTGTTGCAGAGGTTTTGTCAGAATCCCATTCTTGATTTGGGACTGTGTTTAGATTAGATGATatgggtttttttatttttttaatgaagagcCTTATCAATagcgctttttttttttttttttgggcagaGGTTTTGTCACAATCGCATGATAAGTATGGATCGGTTGTCAAGCTTTGGTTGGGTCCAACTAAATTATTGGTGTCTATTAACGAGCCTGTGCTTATCAAAGAGATGCTTTTAAAGGCTAAGGATAAATTGCCTTTGACTGGAAGGGCTTTCAGTTTGGCCTTTGGACAGTCCAGCCTATTCGCTTCCTCTTTTGATAAGGTGGATGATCTATGAATATAAGTGTTTCTTGAGGTAGTTAAGGggttgattttgtttgattgcagGCTAAGCATTTGATTTAATGAATCAACTTGTTGGAATTATACTTTCTGATTCTGATAATTCAAGGCATGAGTTATCATtagaatatttttcatcaaaactAATTTCAAGAAAGCTTGTGAAACAGCTCATTTGATCAAAACTAATTCGGCATGTTCGGGATGTTCCAAtttcaaatctttaaattatcagtttttagaTTAATATCATTAATCTAGCATGTAGTGATGGGTACTCAGATTTCTTAACAGGATAACTCTTAAATTCTTAAGTGTTTGtccattttaatatttgaagTAGTTTTTTTATCTATGTAGTAATGAGTGATATTTTGTTTGCTTTAACTATTTGTAGGTACAAAAGAGACGAGAATCATTAGCGTTGGAGTTGAATGGAAGGTTGCTTGAGACAGAAAATGTAATTCCTACAAGGGTTGTGGACTCTGTCATGGATAGAATACATGGGATCATGGTCAAAGGAAGTAGTGATTGTGGAGTTATTTCTCAAAAAATGGCTCTTACTATGTTGGGAGCCACAATTTTTGGAGATGCTTTTTTGGCTTGGTCCAAGGCAACTGTATATGAGGAGCTTCTCAAGAAAATTGCTAAGGATACTTGCTTTTGGGCCTCTTATAGTGTTACTCCCTACTGGAAACGTGGATTTTGGAGAT harbors:
- the LOC123193567 gene encoding probable cytochrome P450 313a4 isoform X2, translated to MSSSILLKDYAQWELNAFLWISLITVTFLLLKKVIKLFTLWFQAKSIPGPPCSSFYGHSDLHSRRSLTEVLSQSHDKYGSVVKLWLGPTKLLVSINEPVLIKEMLLKAKDKLPLTGRAFSLAFGQSSLFASSFDKVQKRRESLALELNGRLLETENVIPTRVVDSVMDRIHGIMVKGSSDCGVISQKMALTMLGATIFGDAFLAWSKATVYEELLKKIAKDTCFWASYSVTPYWKRGFWRYQHICTRLKCLTQDIIKQCRKNCKLFFHLDQSSDNETSKTGMETALGGPSCSDVPVPDNLFSQGLIGRLNVREEPCANLMGVMFHGYLTMTGLIANVLARLATHQEIQDKIYKEIIMARKGSVKQEQQSVDKMLLLLATVYESSRLLPAGPLLQRCSLKHDLTLKNGVIIPGGAVLVVPVQLVQTDKCSWGSDSGQFNPYLFCQRSESNLMKCAINR